Genomic DNA from Bifidobacterium sp. ESL0769:
GAGAAAGCAGGTTCGAACTTTGGTCGAGGCTGCTGCCGGCGCTGTTGGTGAAGTCGTTGAGGGTGTTTTGCGTGTTCGTAATCGCGGATGAGGCGTTGCCGAGCTGTTTTGATGTCTGTGCTCCGGCCTTTTGCGTTTTATCGAGCGTGCTCCGAGCCTCTTTGGTCTTGTCGGGAATGCCGTTGAGAGTCGCGGTGAGATCGGTGATGTCGTTGCGGATGTCGGCGACGGATTGTTGTGCTTTGTTAAGGTCGGCGAGGGTGTCGGCCGTGGCGGTATCGGCTTTGGCGTTGATGTCGGTATCGGTTTTGTTGACGACGCCGGAAACGACCTTGCTCACCGTGGAAACGAACGTCTCGTTGACCTGGCTGTCGACGGTGGAAGCGCCGGTATCGGTTATGCGGCTTGCCAGTGCGTTCGCCTTTTCGTTGACGTAATATTCCAGCGTCGGACGTGTGCTGTGCCCCTCGATGACCCCGGTCACGCGGTCGCTGAAATTCTTCGGGATGATAATGGCAGCGTAACTTTCCCCCGATTCCACGCGCTGCATGGCCTCGTGCTGGTCGGCGAATTTCCAGCCCAGTTGGCTGTTGCCCTTGAGCTGGCGCACGATTTGGTCGCCCATATTCATCTTGCCGATGGGTTTCGCATCGGTGCCGCGGTCATTGTTGACGACGATCACTTCGATGCCGTTGGTGTTGCCATACGGATTCCAGAAACCTGCAATATTGAACCACGCGTAAAGCGGCGGGATGAAGACGAGACCGAAGAGGACGACCCACGCCGCCGGTACGCTCAGCAGCCGCACGATATCACGTCGCACGATAGCCATCACATTGCTCATGGAGCTCCTTCAAGTGACTGAATTGTCGGATGCAATGGAAACAGTCGACTCAACCTGTCGGTTCCCGCTTGTATTTACTATTATCCCCGTTGTATCACCCTATTTGAAACCCTAAATCTTCTGTTCAAAGCGAATATATTTGCTGGTTTTGCTGGGCTGGGTGACGTCTCCTCGGCCTGCGAGGCAAAAAACATGGAAACGACGGGAATGGAGCTGTGATGACTCTATTCCCGCCGTGTGGTGGGCGAGTATTCGATTGGGATGATTTTATTTACATTGTTTTACAGCCGGGCGAGAACCGGCGCAAGATTATGGACAGAGCGGTGAGTGCCATGGTGACGGCGGCGATGGCGAGGTTCAGGGCCGATGAACCGGTGCGCGCAAGTTCGTCGTGCTGTCCGTTGACTGCCTCCAGCTCTGCGGAAGCGGCATTTTCTGAGTCTTGCCCGAAAGCTGCGAGCGATGGAACGTGTTCCGGTTTGGTCAGGGACGGGTGGCCGGGGGTGCCAGGTAACACGGGTCCGGCGACGATTGGTTCCGTTTCCTCGTCTTCTGGCTCGATTTCGCCTTCTTCCGTGTCGGTCTCGCCGGCGTCGGCGTCGCTTTCTTCACCTTCGCCCGGTTCTGTTTCGCCTTCGCTGCCTTCGCCGGGTTCTGTTCCGTCTCCGAGATTGCTGCGCTGCCAGATCGCGTGCATCGTGATGTCATTGTCGGCGTCGTCGTCATTGTCCAAAGTGAGAACGGAACCGGTTTGATAATGGGGTTCCGCAGCGTCGTCGGTGTGCGCCCAACCGGCCAACGTGTGGTCCTTCTTACTCATCTCACCTTGACCAGGCATCTCGAATTCGGCTGGCGCGTCTGGCCAGGCGTCGCGTGTCATGGTCGCTGGAGCAGCGCCTTGCGCACCGTTAGCGTTGAAACCTACCGAAACCTCTGGTCTTCCGTACCAAGTGGTACTCGGCGAATCCTGCCCGAATCCAAGCGCTGGATCGCCTGTCCAATTACCGTCCTGACTCTTCCAACTTGCGGAAGGCGTGTTGGCGGCATTTCTGAAAGTCGCGTTTGCGCCGACACGGACAAAGCGCAGGCTCGTGCATCCATCGAACATATTGTCGATCCTGTCGTCGCCGCTGATTTTGGCGGTATCAAAGCCGGAAAGGTCGAGACGCGTCAGCGAGGAGTCGCCTTGGAACATCGAAGCCATGGTGAAGACATTGGCTGTCGAGAACGAGGAACCCATGTTGATGGACTTCAAACTTTTCATTCCACCGAACATATGATTCATGTTCGTGACGTTTGTCGTGTCGAATTTTTGCCCTAAATCAAGGTTTTGAAGCGTAGAATCCGACGTAAACATATAGCTCATATCGGTCACATTGCTGGTGTCGAATTTATCGCCAAAGGTTATGCTGCCGAGCGAGGGGTTCTTGTAGAACATATACCTCATGTTGGTAGCGTCGCTGGTGTCCAAGCCCGTTAAATCGATGCTGGTCAGATACGGCATGTCATAAAACATCTGGGAGGAGTCGACGTGGGCCTTGAGCGGCGTATCCACCGTCACCGACTTGATCGAATACCTCACGGAATACCACGGGCGGGTGTTGGGCAAGGTGCCGATACGATCATATCTGCTGCCAAGATGCAGTTGTGAGCAATCCGAACTCAATTGCCAGTAAGCATCGGTGCCAAACGAGCGTTTGCTGGCATCGCAGTAGGCTTGAGCGGTTGGTGTCTGCTCGGTGCTCTCGGATGATGGCTGATGCTCGCCGGCCATTGCGGTTTGTGGCACTATGGCAAGGGCGAGAGTGGCCAGGGAAGTGGCCGCAGTGGCTATTACGTTTCGTGTCTTCATTTGATAGTTCCTGGTAATCGGTTATTCGGATAGTCGGTTAATCATATGCAGGTGTCTAATTTTGATTTTTGATTTTCGTTTATTCGCGTAGTTTGCAATTCCAATGATCGCATGTTTTCTTATGCGCGATGACGTCACGCCATCTTCGGTGTGATATATGAAATATCCCCAATGCCAACGTATCGGCTTTATAAGACAAACGATAATAGATTGATGAATTTATACAACTTCTTTGACTCAGGATTTGAACCCAGCCATCGCGCTTGGTACCCTTAAAAAGATTGCTGAAGATGCTGGATGAAGGGGAGTGGGTTATGGAGACTGCTCCTCATGGTCTTAATGACGAAAATTCGAAATCGCTGGATGAAAAGCTTGGCGAGGCTTCACTCGGCTCTGCAAAATCGTCGGCGAACGCGCTCGGTAAGGCCGCGAGCTCAGCCGCTGACGCAGTGGCACATTCAGCCGCCCGGGCCGCGCAAGACGTTGGTGATGCTTCCCGTAATCTTGCGAATCATGCCTCTCGGCATCTCACTATCATCGGCCGCATTTACGGCGTTCTGGTCCTGTTCGTGGGACTCGTCGGCGTGCCGTATGTCGGTTACGCGATTCTCGACGGCATCCACAATTTTTTGACCGGCCGGCTTCGCCCCGATCTTCTTGACCTGACATTTTTGCTTACTTGTGCGCAGACGGTTGTTTCGTTCGTCAACGCCGCGACATTGATTGTTTTCGGCGTCACGTTGTTGCGTGACATGCGCAAGCATGCGGCGCGATGGGCGTACGTACTGATGGCGGTGACCGTGGCTCAGGGCATGCTTTCGTTGGCATTGCAGGGGCTCGGGCTTGGCGTCGGGCTCTCCCTGATTCAGATTGCGATTCTCGTGGCGCTCGCCATTGCGCTCGACCCGGCGCTGATCGGCGAACGTGCAGTGCAGCGCAAACTCAAGCGGATGGACGAGCACGACGAATACATCGAGGCCAAAGGCGCCGGGATGCTCGGCCGCGATCCGAGCGGTAAAGGCTACGTCGAGCTCAACGTTTTCAACGTGTTCTGGCTTTTTGTGGTCGGTTGCGTCGGCGGGCTGATTGTCGAGGAAATCTATCACCTTATATTCTTCAACGAGTGGCAGGACCGCGCAGGGCTGATTTGGGGCCCGTTCTCGCCGATTTATGGCTTCGGCGTTGTGGTGCTGACGATGTGCCTGAACCGGCTTTGGCACGCCAACGCCATCCTGATTTTCTTCGCCAGCGCGATTATCGGTGGTTGCTTTGAAGCGTTCGTGGCATGGTTTATGCAGATTGCGTTTGGCATCATAGCGTGGAATTATTCGAACGACTGGCTGCCGCTTTTCGGCGGGAAGACTTGTGGCAAATACATGGTTTTCTGGGGGTTGGCAGGCCTGATTTGGTTGCGTGAGCTGTTGCCGCGTCTGCTGAAATTCATCAATCTCATCCCGTGGAAGTGGCGTTACGCGCTGACCGCCGTCGCGCTGGTGTTCATGCTCATCGACATTGCGGTCACACTGATGGCGTTCGATTGCTGGTACGGCCGCATTGCCGGCTTGCCGCAGACTTCCCCCGTTGCCCGTTTCTTCGGCGAGCATTTCAACAACGCCGTGATGCAGCAGCGTTTCCAAACGATGAGCATCAACCCGAAGTGGTCCGGTCGCGCGTGAAGGTTCGTTTTGTCAAGGATGATTAGTCCGGCAGAATTGTACGAGATAACGCGAGATAACGCGAGATAACGCAAAAAGTTTACGTGAATGTACGCGAATACGCGGGAAAATACGCGAGATAGTACGAGATAGTACGAGATAGTACGAGATAGTACGAGATAGTACGAGATAGTACGAGATAGTACGAGATAGTACGAGATAGTACGAGATAGTACGAGATAGTACGAGATAGTACGAGATAGTACGAGATAGTACGAGATAGTACGAGATAGTACGAGATAGTACGAGATAGTACGAGATAGTACGAGATAGTACGAGATAGTACGAGATAGTACGAGATAGTACGAGATAGTACGAGATAGTACGAGATAGTACGAGGCCCGCCAAATAAAAATGGCGGGCCTCGTACTCAGTGGCTAGCTTAGTTACTTACTTACGAACGGTATAGTGTGTACCCCGTGTGGTGCCATCGCGGTTGACCATACCTTTTGCGTTAAGGGACTTCAACTGTTTACTAGCCCATGAAACGCTTATGCCGAGCTTCTGCGCGATTTCGCTTGTTTTCATTGGCTGTTTTGATTTTGTTAGTAGCGAGAGTACACGGTTTTCGCCATCCGAAAACGTTGAATGCGTTGGCGGCTTGGTCGGTGTCTGGCTACTTGTTGTCCTTTTTTTAACGTTCTTTATCGGCACGTTTAACGTCGTGCGGTTCGGGAACGACTGGGTCGTGGTGAGGGTGGGCTCTTCGGCGCCGATGTCGGCTGCGCCCTGGCGCATGACATCGAAGCCGCTGCCCATGCGTTCGCCTCCACCTACGAGGTTGAACATGGCAAGCAGTGTGGGATTACGCGAGTCGGATATGCCGCCTTGCAATACTTCGTCTTTGGTGAGTCTGAGCCCGCCGGGGTTGGTGAATTCGAGGCAGTCGAGCTTGCGTATAACAACAGTTCCGCGCCGTCCGTAGTAATCCGCGTGGACGAGGGTGTTGGTCAGGGCCTCGCGCACAGCCTTGTCCATCGGGCCTTCATCGATTCGTTGCATGTTCGGGGCGAGCCGGAAGGGATGTGGAATGGTGGCGATGAGTTTTGTGGTGACCTTCAGCCAGAAGTCGTACAGGTTGCCGCTCCATGTCCCCTCGGTCGAAATGATGCGGTCGTCCCATCGGTTCTGTCCGAGTTTTTCGTGATAGTCGAGGAAATAGTCAGGGAATTCCCGCGTAATCGCCTGATTGTCGCAGAACATCAGCAGGCCGGCGCGGGTTGGGTGCAATGTGGCGTCCTTCGCGAAATCCACGGCGTTGAGTTTTAGGAGGAAATCCTTGTCCGGAAGGTTGTTCCACGGGTGATCGGGTCGGCGGAACGCAAGGTTCTTGCGGTAGGTATCGAGTGTGTCTTTACTGATGGCCTCGAGGCCCACTTCGTCGACGATTTTACGGTCGAGAGGCGTGAGGCTGCTGTCGCGCAGCATGGCCCGGCTTTCGTCGGCCGTGCAATGGTAGTCGCCGTCGGCGTTACGGCGGTAGGCGCCGGTGAGCGGATTGGGGCCGAGATAAACGGGCTTGTTCTCACGCCGGGCTGCAGGAACGTTGATGACGATGATATCCTTGCCGTCTTCGGACTGGACGCTTATGTCCTCGTCGGTGAGAATATTGATGTTGACTTTCGTTCGGTCGTTGAGGGTGTTCCAGAAGTCCCTGATGAGTTTTTCGGTGTCGGCCACGCCGGAGACGGACAGTTTGCGGGTTGCTTTGTCTTCGGCGACGCCCAGCAGGATTTTCCCGCCCTCGCTGTTGGCGAAGGAGGAATAGGTCTCCCAAATGCTATGCGGAAGCCCGTGTTTCGCGAGTTTGGCCTCGATCTGGTTGGTTTCGCGCAGATTCGAAATGTCAAGTCGATCAGCCATGGTTCAACCTTTCCGAAAGTGGTTCCGTACCTATAAATTTCCTTTATTCGATGATAACCCAGATTAGAGAAGGTTTCGAGGAAAGGAAGCCCCAAGGTGTTCCGATGAGGGTAAGCATTGTCTTTATGCGGAGAAAAGTTCGCTGTGTTTATAACTTTTCCAGTTATACTATGAAAAGTTTGATTATTTGATATACTTTTCATAGTATAAGTAGAAAAGTTGGCGTTGTGATGATGCGAGATAAAAATATCAAGGACAACGATACCGAAGTATTGGGGAGCAAAGTCGGCAAGGCTGCTCTGCTTGACAGTGCATCGTTGGAGCTGAAACCGCGCCCGGATTATCTCGCTACTTTGGTCAAATTTCTTGATAATGGTGCCATCAAGGTCGTCTCCGGCATGCGCCGCTGCGGGAAATCGAGTCTGCTTATCCTGCTCGCAAGATACTTGCAGGAAAAAGGGACCCCGCGAAACCATATCGTGATGGCGAATTTCGAGTCCTCCGAGTTTTTCGACGTGACTGATTATCGCAGCTTGACGGTGTGGTTGCATAAACGCATGAATGAATCTGGCCATTACTATGTGCTGCTCGACGAAGTGCAGCTGGTGGAGCATTGGGAACGTGCCATCAACGCGCTGCGTGTGGATGCCGACGTGGATATTTACCTGACCGGATCGAATGCCTACCTGCTTTCCTCACAACTGGCTACGCTACTTTCCGGGCGTTATGAGGAGATCAATGTTTATCCGCTTTCATTCAAGGAGTTCATGGATTATGCCGGTCTTTCCGACCGCCGGCTTGGACTCGAACGTTATCTGCGATTTGGGGGATTGCCGCCAGTTGTGGATCAAGGCGATGACCGGCAGCTGGCCGAAACGATGCTTTCGGGGATATACAACACCGTGGTGGTCAAGGACGTCGCGCAACATGTTCAGATCCGGAATATGGCAGTGTTCGGCGACGTCGCGCGTTTTCTTGCCGATACCACCGGTTCGAGCGTGGCCATCACGAACATCGAGCATCGGCTGGCCAGTGCCCATCGTAAGACGGCTGGTGGCACAGTCGAGCGTTACGTGCAGGGTCTGGTGGATGCGTTTTTGTTCTCGCGGGCTCAACGCTACGATTTGAAGGGTGGGGCCTATCTGCAAGGTGGCGATAAATATTATCCCGCTGATCTGGGCATTCGCAATATGCTATTGGATTTTCCGGCTGGAGATTTCGGCTTCGCGCTGGAAAACTTGGTCTATAACGAGTTGAGGACCAGGGGCTTCCATGTCCGTGTCGGCAAAATCGGCACTATCGAGGTCGATTTCATCGCAACGAAAGGCGAGACGAAACTGGCGATTCAGGTCACCGCCACCATGCTGGATGAAAAGACCCGTCAGCGAGAGTTGGCTCCGCTGCAGCAGCTTATGCCTCAAGCCGCCAACGAAGGTTTGAGGCGAATGGTCCTAACGTATGACACCGTTGGGCTTGGAGCTGTTGACGGCATCGAGATTGTCAATGCCGTCGATTGGCTGATGGAGTGAACGACTAACCGACTTAACCGGATTTGACGTTTTGATGCGTCTATTTCAGCCAATCAGAAATCCCAGTCGTCGTCGCTGGTTTCCTCGGCCTTGTTGGCGGCGGTCGCGCCGGTTGAAGTTGCGGGCGAGGATGCCGAAGTTCCGGCGGTTGCGCTCGCGGAATTGGCTGAGGTGAAATTGATGCCGGAGCCGCCGAACAGGCTGGCGGGTTTGAGAGCCGACGCCAGCGATTCCATATCGTTGAGCTCGTCGATGACGGCCGGGTTCGGCTGGCTGATCTCGGTGGGGAACAGGGCCGGGTATCCCAAGTATGAGAGGGCTTTGTTGGCGTTGTAGCTCAGGAACTTTTCGATGTCATCGTCAAGGCCGAGGTTGGCGTAAGGCAGCGTATAGTTGTAATCCTCTTCGGCGAAATAGAGGTTGTTGGCAAGGTCGTAGACATACTGGCGCATGGTTTCGCGGGTTTCGTCGTCGAGCTGTTCGAGCTTTTGCTGGTAGACGGAACCGAGGTACGAGCTGGAAGTGACGATATCGCGATTGATCAGGCGAATGATATCGGCGGATTTCGTCATCGTTCCGCGGCTGGAAAGCCACATCGGCAGGTAGAAACCGGATTCCACTAGCAGTGCTTGTGCAAGCACCGCCGCCACGAGCCGCTTCAGCGCACCGAGGTCGGGAAAGCTGCTTGTCTCGGAATCAGAATTAGAAGCGTTTGAGGCGGCGATTTCGGTCGGTGAAGTGATACTTGACAAATTTGTAGACGTATCTGCGTTCTGGCCTGATTGATTGGCCGCGTCAGAGACGGTGATACCCGAGACATTGAAAACAGCAGCGTACACGTCGTTGAGCAGCCGCAGTTTTTCCTGCATCGATTCGTTCTGCTGTGCCCAGGCAAATGGTGATTGTGCTGATTCATTGGCCTTGTCGATATTGGCGGAAGTATTTGAATCCGTTGAATTTGCAGACAGGTTGGTGTCGGCATTGCGCGTGTCGTTTGCTTCGTCGGAACCGAGTGCAGCGATCAGCGCCGAATAGGCTTTCGTGTGCATCGACTCGGCGAATGCGATGGCAGTCAAAACCGCCTGACTGATTCCGGCATTATCCCGCTCGGCATCGCTGCTCAAAGCTTTGGTCGCGTTGCTGGCCTGCAAGGATTCGACAACGGAAAGTCCTGCGAAAATCCGGCTCAGTGCAGTCCGTTCGGAGCAGCTGAGCCTATGAATGTCTTGGGCGTCATCCGCCAGTGAAACCTGTTCGGGCGTCCAGAGTTGCGTGGTCATGGTGTTGAAGGCATCGCGGCTTGTATCGGCGTCTGCGCCGTCAAGATTCCAGTTCATCGCGGTGAAAGTCATAAATATTCCTTTGTAAAGTATGTGATTACTTATCAGTATTGCACAGCCGCTTAATCCCGTGTGAGGTGACTTATGCAAGTGCCCGCCAGTATCAACGGATATCTGGCGGGCACTATCGATTTTCAGCTCGAGGCTTGAGCGCTGAATTTACAGCATGCAGCTGACACAGCCCTCGACCTCGGTGCCCTCAAGCGCCTGCTGGCGGATGCGGATGTAGTAGAGGGTCTTGATGCCCTTGCGCCAGGCGTAGATTTGCGCCTTGTTGAGCTCACGCGTGGTGACGCCGGCGGGGAAGAAGAGGGTCAGCGAAAGGCCCTGATCGACGTGCTGGGTGGCCTCGGCGTAGGTGTCCACGATCTTCTTCCAGCCGATCTCGTAGGCGTCCTGGAAGTACTCGAGGTTGTCGTTGGTCATGTACGGCGCCGGGTAGTAGACGCGGCCGACCTTGCCTTCCTTACGGATCTCGATCTTCGAGGCGATCGGGTGGATGGAGGAGGTGGAGTGGTTGATGTAGGAGATCGAACCGGTCGGCGGCACGGCCTGCAGGTACTCGTTGTAAATGCCGTCCTTCAGGATCTCGTCGCGTAGCGTCTCCCAGTCGGAGACGGTGGGGATGTGGATGCCGAAGCGCTCGAAGAGATCTTTGACCGTTTGGGTCTTCGGCTCGAGGGAACGGCGGCCGTCGGTGTACTTGTCGAAGTAGTTGCCCTGGCCGGCCGGCTTGGCGTAATCGGAGGTGTCGAAGGTCGCGAAGGCGTGGCCGCGCTCGACGGCCAGCTTGTGCGAGGCCTTGTAGGCGTGGTAGGCCACGGTCATGAAGTACATGTCGGTGAAGTCCAGCGCTTCTTCCGAGCCATAATACATGTGCTCGCGGGCAAGGAAGCCGTGGAGGTTCATCTGGCCCAGACCGATGGAGTGGCCCTCTTCGTTGCCGCGCTTGATGGACGGCACGGAATCGATGTGGGTCTGCTCGGAGACGGAAGTCAGCGCGCGGATTGCAGTCTCCACCGGATCGGCCAGGCCGCCGTCCATCGCCTTCGCGATGTTCAGGGAGCCGAGGTTGCAGGAGATGTCCTTACCGACGTGGTCGTAGCTCAGGTCGGCGTTGTAGGTGGAGGGCTCCTGCACCTGCAGAATCTCGGAGCAGAGGTTCGACATCGTGACGCGGCCGTCGATCGGGTTGGCGCGATTGACGGTGTCCTCGAAGAGGATGTAGGGGTAGCCGGACTCGAACTGCACCTCGCCGAGGGTCATGAAGAACTCACGGGCATCGATGTAGGTCTTGTGGATGCGGTCATCGTGCAGCATCTCGTCGTACTTCTCAGTCACCGAGATGTCGGCGAACGGCTTGCCGTAGACGCGCTCGACGTCGTAGGGGGAGAAGAGGGCCATCTTCTCCTTGCGCTTGGCCAGCTCGAAGGTGATGTCGGGGATGACGACGCCGAGGGACAGCGACTTGATACGGGTCTTCTCGTCGGCGTTCTCGCGCTTGGTGTCGAGGAAGCGGAGGATGTCGGGGTGGTGAGCGTTCAAGTAGACGGCACCTGCGCCCTGGCGTGCGCCGAGCTGGTTGGCGTAGGAGAACGAGTCCTCAAGGAGCTTCATCACCGGTACGACGCCGCTGGACTGGTGCTCGATGTGCTTGATTGGTGCGCCCTGCTCACGCAGGTTGGTGAGCAGCAGTGCCACGCCGCCGCCGCGCTTGCTCAGCTGCAGGGCGGAGTTGATGCCGCGGGAGATGGACTCCATGTTGTCCTCGATGCGCACGAGGAAGCAGGAGACGGGCTCGCCGCGCTGTGCCTTGCCCAAGTTGAGGAAGGTCGGGGTCGCGGGCTGGAAGCGACCGGAGAGAATTTCGTCGACGTACTTGACGGCGAGCTTTTCGTCGCCGGCCGCCAGCTCGAGCGCCACGGCGGCGCTGCGCTGCGGGAAGTCCTCGAGGTACTGCTTACCGTCGAAGGTCTTCAGAGCGTAGGAACGGTAGAACTTGAAGGCGCCGAGGAAGGTCTCGAACTCGAAGCCGAAGTCCTCGACATGCTTGTAGAAGGAATCCAGGAACTCGGGGGTGTACTGGTCGAAAACGGCCTTTTCGTAGTAGAGGTTGTCTTCCAAGTACTTGATGCGTTCGGCGGTGGAGCCGAACTTCATCGTGTTCTCCGCGACGTGGCCATTGATGTAGGCGCGCTCGGCCTCCTTGTCCTTGTCGAACTGGATCTTGCCGTCCTCGTCGTAGAGGTTGAGCATCGCGTTGAGCGAATGGTAGTCGTGCTCCGGGTCGAAACCGGTGTCTTCGACGGTGTTATCCATGCTCAGCGCTGTGTCGTTGAGAGCCATTTGTTGGTTCCTTTCAGGAATTTGCTGGTGATGATTAAAAGGTACACACCCAAAGCGGGGCATTTAAAATAAAAAGGGCGGAATTCCGCCGAACGGTTTTTAAATACCCCCTTTTGGGTGTGCGTAAAATTCATAACGAACGATGTTTCGCATCATTCTGACGGGCCTCGAGAAAGAAGTCCCTTACGCCTTCGCGCACCTGGCGTTGGTCGTCCGGCGTGCCCAAGAGTTCGAAATTATACATGAACGGGACGTGGCACTTCTTGGAAATAATGTCGCCCGCCGCACAAAACGCAGTGGCGAAGTTCCTATTGCCCGAGGAAATGACGCCGCGGATGAAGCTGCGGTTCTTGTGTCCGTTCAGGAATTTGCGAATCTGAGGGAGCAGCGCTTTGGCGATGTTGCCGCCGCCGTAGGTCGGTACGATGAGCACGTATGGTTCGCGCACCTGCAACGGCGCCTCTTTCGGACGCAGCGGGATGCGGTAGACGTTGATGCCCTCGTCGGGGAAACCGCAGCTTTCGATGAAGCGTGCGGTGTTGTTGGAAACCGAGGAGAAGTAGACCACGGCGCCGATGTGCTCGCCTTTAGCTTTTGCCTCTGGCTCGCTTGGTGTCACGCACTCGTCGTCGTACGGCTCGGCACCTGTGGTGGTGGCGTTATCGATATTCGCGTTCGCCATCGTCGCCTTCTCTCCGAGATTCGTCTGGTTGGTTTGCTTCGTCTGGTTCATCGTCAGGTCAGGCGAGAACGGACTGCGAAGCCTTGGCGTCAGCAGAAGTCTTGACGGCGTTGGTCGCAAGCTGCTTGATGAGGTCCGGACGGTAACCGCTCCAGGAGGCGTCGGGCGTGATGACGACGGGCGCCTGGCGGAAGCCGGCCTGCGTGAGCTGTTCGAGAGTGGAGGGGTTTTCAGTCAGATCCACCGCTTCGAACGCGATGTTGGCTCGCGTAAGCTGGCGCTTGGTCGCCTCGCACTGTGGGCAGCGTGGTTTGGTGAAAACGGTAACGGTCATCGTAACCTCCGAATCGATGTCTTGTAAGCTTTCAAGAACTCAGGTTACATGGTTGTAGTTCCAAACTGAACCCCAACTTCTAGTAGCGTGTCGGTTTACCAACCACTAGATATAGTGCTTATGGCTTCTAAAGGCAGATGGCACAAGGGGTGTCGGAATAAGGGCGCAAATTACGTATTACGTATAGTGTGTTTTATTTCACAATACACGCTGGCAAGAGAAAATAGACAAGTG
This window encodes:
- the nrdI gene encoding class Ib ribonucleoside-diphosphate reductase assembly flavoprotein NrdI, yielding MANANIDNATTTGAEPYDDECVTPSEPEAKAKGEHIGAVVYFSSVSNNTARFIESCGFPDEGINVYRIPLRPKEAPLQVREPYVLIVPTYGGGNIAKALLPQIRKFLNGHKNRSFIRGVISSGNRNFATAFCAAGDIISKKCHVPFMYNFELLGTPDDQRQVREGVRDFFLEARQNDAKHRSL
- the nrdE gene encoding class 1b ribonucleoside-diphosphate reductase subunit alpha — protein: MDNTVEDTGFDPEHDYHSLNAMLNLYDEDGKIQFDKDKEAERAYINGHVAENTMKFGSTAERIKYLEDNLYYEKAVFDQYTPEFLDSFYKHVEDFGFEFETFLGAFKFYRSYALKTFDGKQYLEDFPQRSAAVALELAAGDEKLAVKYVDEILSGRFQPATPTFLNLGKAQRGEPVSCFLVRIEDNMESISRGINSALQLSKRGGGVALLLTNLREQGAPIKHIEHQSSGVVPVMKLLEDSFSYANQLGARQGAGAVYLNAHHPDILRFLDTKRENADEKTRIKSLSLGVVIPDITFELAKRKEKMALFSPYDVERVYGKPFADISVTEKYDEMLHDDRIHKTYIDAREFFMTLGEVQFESGYPYILFEDTVNRANPIDGRVTMSNLCSEILQVQEPSTYNADLSYDHVGKDISCNLGSLNIAKAMDGGLADPVETAIRALTSVSEQTHIDSVPSIKRGNEEGHSIGLGQMNLHGFLAREHMYYGSEEALDFTDMYFMTVAYHAYKASHKLAVERGHAFATFDTSDYAKPAGQGNYFDKYTDGRRSLEPKTQTVKDLFERFGIHIPTVSDWETLRDEILKDGIYNEYLQAVPPTGSISYINHSTSSIHPIASKIEIRKEGKVGRVYYPAPYMTNDNLEYFQDAYEIGWKKIVDTYAEATQHVDQGLSLTLFFPAGVTTRELNKAQIYAWRKGIKTLYYIRIRQQALEGTEVEGCVSCML
- the nrdH gene encoding glutaredoxin-like protein NrdH is translated as MTVTVFTKPRCPQCEATKRQLTRANIAFEAVDLTENPSTLEQLTQAGFRQAPVVITPDASWSGYRPDLIKQLATNAVKTSADAKASQSVLA